The following DNA comes from Clostridia bacterium.
CTCAAGCCTTATGTTTATGTTTTGCAAGCATTTCAATGTCAAATATAAGGCTCCTCAAATCCTTCTGCTTCTCCTCAAGATCTTTCCGCCGGTACTCGTAAAGTATGGCAATGGCCAGAATAGCAAATTGTACTGCTATGAAAATAAGTCCCTCTCTAATGCTGCTGAACCTAAAAAAACCGTACATGCCCTATACCTCCATGCCCCGCAGGTTGAATACAATCAAGTCCTTTTATCATATATTTCCCCTCCTTATCTTCTTTAGGAGGGGAAATTGAAAAAGTGCATATGCAGGTTTTATCCCACACATGCACTCTATGTTATCATTCAGAATCTCAGGCACCCCTGCACATTACAATACAAACGCATTGTAACACCAATGCAATGGAGCTGCCCTTGAAATAACTGTAAAAATAGACTATAATAACATCAGGTTGCTGTGGCAGCGAAAGCTGCGTTTGTGGGTGGTGCTACACCTGCATGAGCCTGTAAGTGCGTCAACACTTGCAGGTCACGGCGACCTTTTTCAATTCCCCTACAATAATTATAGCCTTATGTTTTCCAATGTGCAACAATTTTGTATTTTTTTGTTTGTTGAATAGCGTAACTGCATTTTGCCATTATTTCTTTCATACCAACCTTCAATACCAGTTTTAGGTTTTGGTTCATCTTTTTTAGGGATATATATTTTAGAAATCTGACTAATAGTCTGCGGTTGGAATGATTGCATGGGTATTTGGTTTACATCAATCTTGATCTCTTTAATTAAGTCCATTCTAGGTAAATTATATATATTTAATGATTTTAATTCATTATTTTGATTATCCATAATACACTCTCCCATACACTTTTTCCTAATTATACCATGTAATATACTATAAACAAATAATATAAAACCCTACAAAATATTTCATATTATGCTAAATTATGGTATAATATGGACATGTATTTTGTGGGAGGATAAAATATGATAGAATATTTTGATATAGATAATTTGAACAAAGGAGCATATTGTGTAGGTAAAGTTAACCAAAAAGTTATCAATCTGTTGAATCTAGATATTAATGAAGTAGATATAATATTTAGTAAGGACAAAATAGAGTATACAGTAAAACATAAGGATGAATACAAAACTTATGATGATTATAAAAGGTTTACAGAGTTAACTCCCAATATTATATCTAGTCCTGATTATATTAGTATGCATCCTAGTGGAAAAAGTATAGAATACATAAAAATAATTGACGAAATTATGATAGTTGCAGTTAGAATTAAGCCTCATGGTGTTTTATGGGTTAAAACAGTATTTCCTATAACAATTGACAAATTTAAAACATATGAGAAATCAGGGACATTAATAAAATATGAATAAAGTATGTTGACAGTACGGTATAGCGTACTGTATAATGTAAGCAAATAGTAATAAAATATTGTAGATAGGTTATTTGAGGGCAGAACAGGCAGCTGCCACGCCACTAAAGTGGTCTGATAAGAGATGTAGGATACGCCTCCCTACCATTTAATCTATCAATAGTGTTCTAGGACTTCCGATTAACCTCGGAGGTCTTTTTCATTGTCAAAAAAGGCATTTAGGTGCCAGATGCAAAGGTTATTAGGTTACTGAAATCGATGATTACAATAACCTAATAACCTCGGAGCCTGGCACTTATCTATAAATTACCGTTTATATAAAAGAATATACATTTTACCAAAATTGTAAACATATTACATTTAATTATGATATAATTCAATAAAAGCCAATCTGAAAGAGGGGGTATGAGTAGCTAGTTGTTTTAGTATTGAGTTTTTAAGTCAAGACAGTTATAAAAATTTAAAGTAATTTAATTTAAGCGACTAGGTTATTAGATAAAAAACAGGAGGTATTTGTTGATGAAAAAAACATTAAGTATTATTTTAATAACATGTTTAGTATTAACAATGGGGGTTTTCGCATCTGCTCATGAGAATACTGATACTTCGAATAGCGATAGCATAAAAGAAGTTATTACACCAGAAGAAAAGGCTTTTAATGAAAAAATAGATCAATATTTTGATAATCACGATAAAGAAAGTATTGAAAAAACATTAAAGAAATTATTTTCAGCAAAAATTAGTGAAATAGAAATGCTCGAAACATTAAAGAACATGACTGACGCTGAACTTTCCAAACAGGGATATTCAAAGAATGATATTAAGAAACTTAGATCACTTGATTATGCGGAGAAATTAAAAGAGCGTGCTAAATATAGTGAGGAAACTCTTAAATCAATGGGTTACAGTGATGAAAAGATAGAAATGCTTAAAAACTTTGATGGTTCACAAGAGCAAGTTACAGCTCTTAGTGCTACTTTAAGCATTGATGGTTTTACAGGTATGTATAGCTATAGCAGTTCAACTAATCAAACTAAACATTCCGGAATAGTATCCTGGGAATGGGATTATGCCCCAGTATGGGCATTTACAGATATAATAGGGGCATCATGGTTTGAAGGCTGGCATTTAAGTTCTACAGCATATCACAATGTATACTATGAGCATTCCCTTGGAACAAGAGCAACACAGACATCAAAAAAGAGTTTTTCAGCAGTGGAAACTATCGCAGCTAAAAGCACATTCCCAGTTACAGGCACAGTCTACGGTGACTTAGACTATATGTGGGCTAGAAGTGGGTATGTCAATCTAATCATTTATATAGCTGGTAACGAGTTAAATTCAAATATTATGATTAAGTATGGACATCGACAAGTTGTCGGAACTCCATCAATAAGTGTAGTTGGTGGTTTGGATTTTAATTTCAACACAGGAACATCTGAAGCTGGTTCTTATTTAATACAATATCCAGACGAAGGTTAAATTTGATAATTTACAATTATAGAGTAAAATAAAATATAATAACCTAGTCGCTTTCAACTTTTTATAATATTTAGGAGGAAAAAATGTTATTACTAATATCATCAATAATATTGGGTTATATTGGATTCAGTATTGGAGGGACATTACAACTTGCCGATTTTTGGTCAATTTCTTTCGGCCTTATTGGCTTTACTGCACCTTATGCATACATTTTAGAAAAGATATATAAGAGGCTTTACAAGGAGTAACGGGAGTGTGAGACAACTATCCAATCAACTCCACTTATAATCATTGCTATCACTCACTTTATCGCCACTTCCGCATTTACTTATGGTACGGTTCACCGTACCATAAGTAAATGCGATTTTTTTGTTCACACAGACAACCGGATAACTTCTGTGCCTGATACTACAATTTAGCATCTTACATGTTTACGTTTAAAGCCCAGTTTTCCTTGATCAACTGCATTTCGAATATATTCTGCTGCGACATTTGTTTGATAGAGGTTTTTGCCCTTAAAAACATCTATCTTTCCTACTTCTTGAGCAATTTTCTTTGCTTCTTCATGAAGCGGTAAAAATGACATACCAACCGCCATAATAAAATTGTTCATGGAATATTTAATACGGTTCGGCTGGTCGTGAATCGTGTCACGTACCCGATTAAGCATTGCTAAAAGCTTGTCCTTGTCGAATTCACTGTCTTTACGGGTGCCTAATAGCCAATCATAGCAGCTCCAGCCAGCCGACATTGTTAATTCTTTTCCGCTGTCAATCCAGCGGTCGGCAACGGTAAAGGCAATATCTGCTTCGGCAAGGGTTACTGCCACAACAAAGTCTGAAATCATATAAAAATAAGCGCCTTCTATCCACCGGTTAAAATCTTCCTCTGTCATTTTCTTTGGCTCCGCTATCATGCCGGCTAAATACATGGCATCATAATTTCCTGTTGCATAAAGCTGTTCTGCTAAAGGTTGGTTGTATTTTATTTTATTGAAAATTGGCTTCATCGCACTTATAGTCACGCCAAAAACAGGCTCGTGCGCACCATTGCTTACATACATTTTTTTCGTGCGCTCTGTACCAAGGGCCTTTAGTTCGTCCATGATTTCATTTAGTTCCATTATTCATATCTCCTTAAATATTATATTAAAATTCGTTACATGATAATATCAACGATATTATTACCTATTTAAGGTTTCCTGTACAAGAAGGTTTATTTCTTCAATGAAAGCACGCACATCCTCAAAGCCGGAAGCGCTCATTTTGAATTTT
Coding sequences within:
- a CDS encoding DNA alkylation repair protein, which encodes MELNEIMDELKALGTERTKKMYVSNGAHEPVFGVTISAMKPIFNKIKYNQPLAEQLYATGNYDAMYLAGMIAEPKKMTEEDFNRWIEGAYFYMISDFVVAVTLAEADIAFTVADRWIDSGKELTMSAGWSCYDWLLGTRKDSEFDKDKLLAMLNRVRDTIHDQPNRIKYSMNNFIMAVGMSFLPLHEEAKKIAQEVGKIDVFKGKNLYQTNVAAEYIRNAVDQGKLGFKRKHVRC